A single genomic interval of Arthrobacter globiformis harbors:
- a CDS encoding GlsB/YeaQ/YmgE family stress response membrane protein, producing MGFLAWIILGLIVGAIVKAVMPGRVGGGWVTSLVLGVVGAIVGGWIGSLLFGKGDLAFFDLGTWILAIIGGLVVAGIYGAITGRSHSTRAP from the coding sequence ATGGGATTTCTTGCTTGGATTATTCTCGGCCTGATCGTAGGCGCAATTGTTAAAGCCGTCATGCCCGGCAGGGTCGGCGGCGGCTGGGTCACCAGCTTGGTTCTGGGCGTCGTTGGCGCCATCGTTGGCGGCTGGATCGGCAGCCTTCTCTTCGGCAAGGGTGACCTGGCGTTCTTCGACCTTGGCACCTGGATCCTCGCCATCATCGGCGGCCTCGTAGTCGCAGGTATCTACGGCGCAATCACCGGCCGCAGCCATAGCACCCGAGCACCATAA
- a CDS encoding DUF1844 domain-containing protein codes for MSTPDSNSHVYQAPSAGDDVTQQIRDISEVPAIEVITTAAVHLMSASAVKLGLAAEENAAELKDLDEARKLITALAGLVTAAAPEIGSQHAGPLRDGLRSLQLAFREESIIPDPPGKGPGEKFTGAVN; via the coding sequence ATGAGCACTCCAGACAGCAATTCACACGTCTACCAGGCGCCCAGCGCCGGGGATGACGTCACGCAGCAAATCCGCGACATCTCCGAAGTTCCCGCGATCGAGGTCATCACCACGGCCGCTGTGCACCTCATGAGTGCCTCCGCCGTAAAGCTCGGCCTGGCCGCTGAGGAGAACGCCGCAGAGCTGAAGGACCTGGACGAGGCCCGCAAGCTCATCACCGCCCTCGCCGGCCTCGTGACGGCAGCCGCCCCGGAGATCGGCTCCCAGCATGCAGGCCCGTTGCGCGATGGCCTGCGGTCCCTGCAGCTCGCCTTCCGCGAGGAGTCCATCATCCCGGATCCTCCGGGCAAGGGACCCGGTGAGAAGTTCACCGGTGCAGTGAACTAA
- the rplT gene encoding 50S ribosomal protein L20, whose amino-acid sequence MARVKRAVNAHKKRRVILERAKGYRGQRSRLYRKAKEQLLHSFVYSYGDRKKKKGDFRRLWIQRINAASRANGLTYNRLIQGLKAAEVEVDRRMLAELAVSDANAFAALVQVAKDALPADTSAPAAKAEAAPKAKATRARAAKKPVAAAAE is encoded by the coding sequence GTGGCACGTGTGAAGCGGGCGGTAAACGCCCACAAGAAGCGCCGGGTTATCCTCGAACGCGCCAAAGGTTACCGTGGACAGCGCTCACGCCTGTACCGCAAGGCCAAAGAGCAGCTGCTGCACTCGTTTGTGTACAGCTACGGCGACCGCAAGAAGAAGAAGGGCGACTTCCGCCGCCTGTGGATCCAGCGCATCAACGCTGCATCCCGCGCCAACGGCCTGACCTACAACCGCCTGATCCAGGGCCTGAAGGCCGCTGAGGTCGAGGTTGACCGCCGCATGCTGGCCGAGCTCGCCGTTTCCGACGCCAACGCGTTCGCTGCGCTGGTCCAGGTTGCGAAGGACGCCCTGCCTGCAGATACCTCCGCTCCGGCCGCCAAGGCTGAGGCTGCACCGAAGGCCAAGGCTACCCGCGCACGCGCTGCGAAGAAGCCGGTTGCTGCAGCTGCTGAGTAA
- a CDS encoding cation diffusion facilitator family transporter, with the protein MAANGGTKAIVAALAANLTIAVLKFVAFLLTRSSSMLAEAIHSVADSGNQILLLVGGKRAQRAASPEHPFGYGRERYIYAFIVSIVLFSVGGLFALYEGWEKIQHPHAIEGDFWWVPLAVLVGAIIAESFSFRTAIIEANHIRGSQGWVSFVRTAKQPELPVILLEDFGALLGLVFALFGVGLTLLTGDGIWDGIGTAMIGLLLVAIAVILAMETKSLLLGESATKDDVGRIRGAIEADGTAIIHLKTLHLGPEELLVAAKISVEAGDSGLDIAKAIDDAEARIRSAVPIARVIYLEPDIRRAQVASGPALAGDSGA; encoded by the coding sequence TTGGCTGCAAATGGCGGTACCAAGGCGATTGTGGCGGCGCTGGCCGCCAACCTGACCATCGCTGTCCTGAAGTTCGTCGCGTTCCTGCTGACGCGGTCCTCGTCGATGCTGGCTGAGGCCATCCACTCAGTCGCGGACTCCGGCAACCAGATCTTGCTGCTGGTCGGCGGGAAACGCGCACAACGGGCAGCCAGCCCGGAACACCCCTTTGGCTACGGACGCGAGCGTTACATTTATGCGTTCATCGTTTCCATCGTGCTCTTCAGCGTCGGCGGCCTGTTCGCCCTGTATGAGGGATGGGAAAAAATCCAGCACCCGCACGCAATTGAAGGTGACTTCTGGTGGGTACCCCTGGCCGTGCTGGTGGGAGCCATCATCGCCGAGTCGTTCTCGTTCCGGACGGCCATCATCGAGGCCAACCACATCCGCGGCAGCCAGGGCTGGGTCAGCTTTGTGCGGACCGCCAAGCAGCCCGAACTTCCGGTGATCCTGCTCGAGGACTTCGGTGCGCTGCTGGGCCTGGTCTTCGCCCTGTTCGGCGTGGGGCTGACCCTGCTGACCGGCGACGGCATCTGGGACGGAATCGGGACCGCGATGATCGGTCTGCTGCTGGTGGCGATTGCCGTGATCCTGGCGATGGAAACCAAATCCCTGCTGTTGGGGGAGTCGGCAACCAAGGACGACGTCGGCCGTATCCGGGGCGCCATCGAGGCGGACGGAACCGCAATCATCCACCTTAAGACCCTGCACCTGGGCCCGGAGGAACTGCTCGTGGCCGCCAAGATCAGTGTGGAGGCGGGTGATTCGGGGCTGGATATTGCCAAGGCCATTGACGACGCCGAAGCTCGGATCCGCTCGGCAGTTCCCATCGCGCGGGTCATCTACCTGGAGCCCGACATCCGCCGCGCCCAGGTAGCCAGCGGGCCAGCCCTTGCAGGCGACTCGGGCGCCTAG
- a CDS encoding TrmH family RNA methyltransferase, producing MNETGRPQDFPLSNPRADRVRDVAKLAGRPARLKRRQFLAEGPQAVREALVLHGKRIAAGQPGIVREVYASEACLDRYPEFEELAAGTSARLATDDVLAAMADTVTPQGIVAVCDFVDVALAGVLDAGPRLIAVLCQVRDPGNAGTVLRAADAAGADAVILTGSSVDIYNPKAVRSTAGSLFHLPVVLGADVNELVALCKSRGIGVLAADGYGQLNLDRLQDENAARRLGASAAGSDYALESPTAWLFGNEAQGLSEDELALADHRVAVPVYGAAESLNLGTAATVCLYASARSQQPA from the coding sequence ATGAACGAAACCGGGCGCCCGCAAGACTTTCCACTCTCCAATCCCCGAGCAGATCGGGTCAGGGACGTGGCAAAGCTTGCAGGGCGCCCGGCCCGTTTAAAGCGCCGGCAGTTCCTTGCCGAAGGCCCGCAGGCAGTACGTGAGGCCCTGGTGCTTCATGGCAAGCGGATCGCTGCGGGCCAGCCGGGCATAGTCCGCGAGGTGTATGCCAGCGAGGCCTGCCTGGACCGGTACCCCGAGTTTGAGGAACTGGCCGCGGGAACCAGTGCCCGGCTCGCCACGGACGACGTCCTGGCCGCCATGGCGGACACCGTTACCCCGCAGGGGATCGTTGCGGTGTGTGATTTCGTGGATGTCGCCCTGGCGGGCGTGCTCGACGCCGGGCCGCGGCTGATTGCCGTGCTCTGCCAGGTCCGCGATCCCGGCAATGCCGGGACGGTGCTTCGGGCCGCGGACGCCGCCGGTGCCGACGCCGTGATCCTGACCGGTTCCAGCGTGGACATCTACAATCCCAAGGCGGTCCGCTCGACCGCCGGTTCCCTCTTCCACCTCCCGGTGGTCCTCGGCGCCGACGTCAATGAGCTGGTGGCGCTGTGCAAAAGCCGGGGGATCGGCGTGCTCGCGGCGGACGGCTACGGGCAGCTGAACCTTGACCGCCTGCAGGATGAGAACGCCGCTCGCCGGCTTGGCGCTTCGGCCGCGGGCTCGGACTACGCCCTGGAGAGCCCCACGGCCTGGCTTTTCGGCAACGAAGCCCAGGGGCTCTCCGAGGACGAGCTTGCGCTTGCCGACCATCGGGTGGCGGTGCCCGTCTACGGCGCCGCCGAGAGCCTAAACCTTGGCACCGCCGCCACGGTCTGCCTCTATGCCAGTGCGAGGTCCCAGCAGCCCGCCTAG
- the rpmI gene encoding 50S ribosomal protein L35 — MPKMKTHSGAKKRFKLTGSGKLRRQQANRRHYLEHKSSRLTRRLAGDKIVFKGDAKVIRKMLGI; from the coding sequence ATGCCGAAGATGAAGACCCACAGCGGTGCTAAGAAGCGCTTCAAGCTGACCGGCAGCGGCAAGCTGCGCCGCCAGCAGGCCAACCGCCGCCACTACCTCGAGCACAAGTCCTCCAGGCTGACCCGCCGCCTCGCGGGCGACAAGATCGTCTTCAAGGGCGACGCCAAGGTCATCCGGAAGATGCTCGGCATCTAA
- a CDS encoding MFS transporter, whose product MNFSLYRELLAVRPIRRLLAVGMIARIPHSAAGVLLTLHIVLALGEGYAAAGTAAAVMTIGIAVGAPWRGRRVDTAGLRTALIPSVISETVIWSIVPHVSYQWLLPLVFVGGLLTLPIFSVVRQSLGVLADGDQRRTAFALDAVSTEMVFMIGPAAGAVVATSGNSVLGLTAVGVSTSLAGLFLMWFNPPTRSAVRSESCEADEQVAAAVAVVAAAPAAHLQEAAAELGPAAADSRRRAVLRRRVAHSFGWFTAAVAAVFAVAAGAGMVLSGTDVGIVAALQTGGRQREIGVVFLFWCAASVVGGLVYGAMHRPVSPILLLLGMAALTVPMGFATDTLTLSLLSLLPGLLCAPVLSAASEKVAELVDEARRGEAMGWYGSALTAGVALGAPLAGLFIDSLGAAGGFVSVGAAGVLLCVVGLVLQQRRRRAATP is encoded by the coding sequence GTGAATTTCAGCCTGTACCGGGAGCTGCTGGCCGTCCGGCCCATCCGCCGGCTCCTGGCGGTCGGCATGATTGCCCGCATTCCCCATTCGGCGGCGGGCGTCCTGCTGACCCTGCACATCGTCCTGGCCCTCGGCGAGGGCTATGCGGCCGCGGGTACGGCAGCGGCCGTGATGACCATCGGCATCGCGGTCGGCGCACCCTGGCGTGGCCGCCGGGTGGATACGGCGGGCCTGCGGACGGCGCTGATACCTTCGGTGATTTCGGAAACCGTCATCTGGTCCATCGTGCCGCACGTCTCCTACCAGTGGCTGCTGCCGCTCGTGTTCGTCGGCGGCCTGCTGACGCTTCCCATCTTCAGCGTGGTGCGGCAGTCTTTGGGAGTCCTGGCAGACGGCGACCAGCGCAGGACCGCCTTCGCGCTGGACGCAGTCAGCACCGAGATGGTGTTTATGATCGGCCCGGCCGCGGGTGCCGTGGTGGCCACGAGCGGCAATTCCGTGCTGGGGCTGACCGCCGTCGGCGTCTCGACATCGCTGGCCGGACTCTTCCTCATGTGGTTCAACCCGCCCACCCGCAGTGCTGTCCGCAGCGAATCCTGTGAGGCGGACGAACAGGTTGCCGCAGCGGTAGCCGTTGTGGCCGCCGCCCCCGCCGCACACCTGCAGGAGGCTGCCGCGGAACTCGGTCCGGCGGCTGCGGACAGCAGGCGGCGGGCAGTCCTGAGGCGCAGGGTGGCCCACAGCTTCGGCTGGTTCACCGCTGCGGTAGCCGCGGTGTTCGCCGTTGCCGCCGGCGCCGGCATGGTGCTCAGCGGCACTGATGTGGGAATCGTGGCTGCGCTGCAGACAGGCGGCCGCCAGCGCGAGATCGGCGTGGTGTTCCTCTTCTGGTGCGCCGCGTCGGTGGTCGGCGGCCTGGTCTACGGGGCCATGCACCGGCCCGTTTCACCGATCCTCCTGCTGCTGGGAATGGCTGCCCTGACAGTTCCCATGGGGTTTGCCACCGACACGCTGACCCTCAGCCTGCTGTCGCTGCTGCCGGGGCTCCTCTGCGCGCCGGTGCTTTCGGCGGCATCCGAGAAGGTGGCCGAACTGGTTGACGAGGCCAGGCGGGGCGAGGCCATGGGCTGGTACGGGTCCGCGCTGACCGCCGGCGTGGCACTGGGGGCTCCGCTGGCCGGACTCTTCATCGACAGCTTGGGGGCGGCGGGAGGCTTTGTGTCCGTCGGGGCGGCAGGGGTGCTGCTCTGCGTCGTGGGGCTTGTCCTGCAGCAGCGGCGCCGCCGCGCCGCCACACCCTGA
- the infC gene encoding translation initiation factor IF-3 produces MRLVGPAGEQVGIVRIEDALRLAAESDLDLVEVAPQAKPPVCKLMDFGKYKYEAAVKAREARKNQTNTVLKEIRFRLKIDTHDYETKRGHALRFLGAGDKVKAMIQFRGREQQRPEMGLRLLQRFAEDVGEVGVVESSPRIDGRNMVMVIGPLKNKAEAKAEARRATQRAEAKAENEAKAAGRVDTSGDDQAPLTQSLADLLPEGFQVSTEAAAQDAPAAAPETAVEAPSVPVEAAPAAEAPAAEAPKAAEAPKAAEAPKAAEAPKAAEAPKVAEAPKAAEAPKAAEAPEVAKEAEPKRQAPRAAAPKAAPAAPRAAAPAAPKAAAPAEPKAPVAESPAPAAPKPAAAPAPPKPVARPAAPKPVARPAAPRPTPKPAGKKTT; encoded by the coding sequence GTGCGGCTGGTCGGTCCTGCCGGCGAACAGGTAGGAATCGTCCGTATTGAGGATGCCCTGCGTCTGGCTGCCGAGTCCGACCTCGATCTCGTTGAAGTTGCACCGCAGGCCAAGCCTCCGGTGTGCAAGCTGATGGACTTCGGCAAGTACAAGTACGAAGCCGCAGTCAAGGCCCGTGAGGCCCGGAAGAACCAGACCAACACCGTTCTGAAGGAAATCCGGTTCCGCCTGAAGATTGACACCCATGACTACGAGACCAAGCGCGGCCACGCCCTCCGCTTCCTCGGAGCCGGGGACAAGGTCAAAGCCATGATCCAGTTCCGTGGCCGTGAGCAGCAGCGTCCCGAAATGGGCCTGCGCCTGCTTCAGCGTTTCGCGGAAGATGTCGGTGAGGTCGGTGTGGTGGAGTCCAGCCCCCGCATTGACGGCCGCAACATGGTCATGGTCATCGGTCCGCTGAAGAACAAGGCGGAGGCCAAGGCCGAAGCGCGCCGTGCAACCCAGCGCGCTGAAGCCAAGGCCGAGAACGAAGCCAAGGCCGCAGGCCGCGTGGACACCTCCGGTGACGATCAGGCACCCCTGACACAGTCGCTTGCCGACCTTCTGCCGGAAGGCTTCCAGGTTTCCACGGAGGCCGCTGCGCAGGACGCCCCGGCAGCCGCTCCGGAAACCGCCGTCGAAGCGCCCTCGGTTCCGGTCGAAGCAGCTCCGGCTGCCGAGGCCCCCGCCGCGGAAGCACCCAAGGCTGCCGAAGCACCCAAGGCTGCCGAAGCACCCAAGGCTGCCGAAGCACCCAAGGCTGCCGAAGCACCCAAGGTTGCGGAAGCACCGAAGGCTGCGGAAGCACCGAAGGCTGCGGAGGCACCTGAGGTTGCCAAGGAGGCCGAGCCGAAGCGCCAGGCACCCAGGGCCGCAGCACCCAAGGCAGCCCCCGCTGCTCCCAGGGCGGCAGCCCCCGCAGCACCGAAGGCGGCAGCGCCTGCTGAGCCGAAGGCTCCCGTAGCTGAGTCGCCTGCTCCGGCAGCGCCGAAGCCTGCGGCTGCCCCGGCCCCGCCCAAGCCGGTGGCCAGGCCGGCAGCGCCGAAGCCTGTTGCACGACCCGCAGCGCCCCGGCCCACGCCCAAGCCGGCGGGCAAGAAGACCACCTAG